The following proteins come from a genomic window of Peptoniphilus equinus:
- a CDS encoding YjiH family protein has product MDNKHKIYNSKNVLKFILISAIGIVMFFIQITVNGDTSIPVEMIVSWIQTHFMPLCRIYALIFIILGAILPYVKGTYKQNVTTMIFSVLKIVGAIASIGIFFNIAPKAVMDPDVGPYLFESLGVGLGVLIPICAIFISFLISYGLVDAVGMLIRPVTQAIWKRPGISAIDAISSFVGSSAMGIMITNGLFKEKKYTVKEAGIIVTGFSAVAITFMVVVAETLNLMSYWNVFFTSALLITFAVTALTARIDPIKSLPNTYYNNEAGAIEEVKEGNICKQALIEGLRVCSEARPIVENITIYLKDAMVLVLEYLPNLMSIGLMGLLLAEYTPVFDVLGYLFYPVTWLLHFSDPVLAAKATVLGLAEMYLPVLLVVDADIMTRFVVGIGSITGILMFSCTIPVILATEIKVSLKHLVIIWVERAVISLVLARLVGMLIFRTI; this is encoded by the coding sequence ATGGATAACAAGCATAAGATTTATAATAGCAAGAATGTGCTTAAATTTATCCTGATTTCCGCAATAGGCATCGTGATGTTTTTTATTCAAATTACAGTGAATGGTGACACATCGATACCGGTAGAAATGATTGTATCTTGGATTCAAACACATTTCATGCCCTTGTGCCGAATATATGCCTTGATTTTTATTATACTCGGTGCGATACTTCCTTATGTTAAAGGTACATATAAGCAAAATGTCACAACTATGATATTTTCAGTTTTGAAAATAGTAGGCGCTATCGCCAGTATAGGTATATTTTTTAACATTGCACCGAAGGCTGTGATGGACCCGGATGTCGGACCGTATTTATTTGAATCATTAGGTGTGGGGCTGGGTGTTTTGATCCCGATTTGTGCCATATTTATCAGCTTCCTTATTAGCTACGGTTTGGTAGATGCAGTGGGTATGCTGATTCGACCGGTCACGCAAGCTATATGGAAAAGACCGGGTATATCTGCCATTGATGCCATCTCGTCGTTTGTAGGCAGTTCGGCTATGGGCATTATGATTACGAACGGATTATTTAAAGAAAAGAAATATACAGTTAAAGAAGCCGGCATCATCGTTACAGGTTTTTCTGCTGTAGCGATTACTTTTATGGTCGTTGTTGCTGAAACTTTGAACTTAATGAGTTACTGGAATGTGTTCTTTACATCCGCTTTACTCATTACTTTTGCGGTGACTGCACTGACGGCTCGTATTGATCCGATTAAATCGTTACCGAATACTTATTATAATAACGAAGCAGGCGCCATTGAAGAAGTGAAGGAAGGCAATATCTGCAAACAGGCCTTAATAGAGGGACTGAGAGTTTGTAGTGAAGCACGCCCGATAGTGGAAAATATCACTATATATTTAAAAGATGCTATGGTTTTGGTTTTGGAATATTTGCCTAATTTAATGTCTATAGGTTTAATGGGATTATTGCTGGCAGAATATACACCGGTTTTCGATGTGCTTGGGTACCTTTTCTATCCCGTAACCTGGCTGCTGCACTTTTCAGATCCTGTTTTGGCTGCGAAAGCTACGGTTCTTGGTTTGGCTGAGATGTATTTGCCGGTGCTGTTGGTTGTTGATGCTGATATTATGACACGATTTGTTGTAGGGATAGGCAGCATTACAGGAATTTTAATGTTTTCATGCACCATCCCGGTTATTTTGGCTACTGAAATCAAAGTGAGTTTAAAACATTTAGTGATCATATGGGTTGAACGCGCGGTCATCTCTTTAGTTTTGGCTCGATTGGTAGGTATGTTGATTTTTAGAACGATTTAA